A region of Candidatus Binatia bacterium DNA encodes the following proteins:
- a CDS encoding glycosyltransferase family 4 protein: MRIAVVVQRYGADILGGAETHAALMAGILARRHEVEVLTTTARDYHQWREAYPAGASRENGVTVRRFAVARGREDAWQVLNRLLHDGFTSSEFALLPEPVRAAHAERVRGWPDALQEAFIRGQGPHAPELHEWLRRTPYDRVLFVTYLYPTTYDGLAAVPEGRAFVVPTLHDEAPAYLPVFGRRLARARLLCSTDTEVALVSRLYPDTPIRARRIGYGIELPPDRGPRPSGTDPFLLYAGRIDVQKGVPQLLRWYAALRAALPKPPRLVMIGELAMPVPSQPGVELRGFVAEDEKLRLMRDALALVHLSPYESLGIVLLEALGSRTPVLVHADCAVMVEHCRRSGAGLWLRDAAEFAAAVGRLARDPELRTALGERGRRYVEREFALDAYAERLLAAFEQDEPPASDDGGVGAHFTRP, from the coding sequence ATGCGCATCGCGGTCGTCGTCCAGCGCTACGGCGCCGACATCCTCGGCGGCGCCGAAACCCACGCCGCGCTGATGGCGGGAATCCTCGCCCGGCGGCACGAGGTCGAGGTGCTGACGACGACGGCGCGCGACTACCATCAGTGGCGAGAGGCGTACCCCGCCGGCGCGAGCCGGGAGAACGGCGTCACCGTGCGCCGCTTCGCCGTCGCCCGCGGCCGCGAGGACGCCTGGCAGGTGCTGAACCGCCTGCTGCACGACGGCTTCACGTCGAGCGAGTTCGCGCTGCTGCCGGAGCCGGTGCGCGCGGCGCACGCGGAGCGCGTGCGCGGCTGGCCCGACGCGCTGCAGGAGGCGTTCATCCGCGGTCAGGGTCCGCACGCGCCGGAGCTGCACGAGTGGCTGCGGCGCACGCCGTACGACCGCGTGCTGTTCGTCACCTACCTCTACCCGACGACCTACGACGGTCTCGCCGCCGTCCCCGAAGGGCGCGCGTTCGTCGTGCCGACGCTGCACGACGAGGCGCCGGCCTACCTGCCGGTGTTCGGACGCCGGCTCGCGCGTGCGCGGCTGCTGTGCTCGACCGACACGGAGGTCGCGCTGGTCTCGCGCCTGTATCCCGACACGCCGATCCGCGCGCGCCGCATCGGCTACGGGATCGAGCTGCCGCCCGATCGTGGGCCGCGCCCGTCCGGCACCGATCCGTTCCTGCTCTACGCGGGGCGCATCGACGTGCAGAAGGGCGTCCCGCAGCTGCTGCGCTGGTATGCGGCGCTGCGCGCCGCGCTGCCGAAGCCGCCGCGGCTCGTGATGATCGGCGAGCTCGCGATGCCCGTGCCTTCTCAGCCGGGCGTCGAGCTTCGCGGCTTCGTCGCCGAGGACGAGAAGTTGCGCTTGATGCGCGACGCGCTGGCGCTCGTCCACCTTTCGCCGTACGAGAGCCTCGGCATCGTGCTGCTCGAGGCGCTCGGCTCGCGGACCCCGGTGCTGGTGCACGCCGACTGCGCGGTGATGGTCGAGCACTGCCGACGCAGCGGGGCCGGGCTCTGGCTGCGCGACGCGGCGGAGTTCGCCGCCGCCGTCGGTCGGCTGGCGCGCGACCCCGAGCTGCGCACCGCGCTGGGCGAGCGCGGACGGCGCTACGTCGAGCGCGAGTTCGCGCTCGACGCGTACGCGGAGCGCCTTCTGGCCGCGTTCGAGCAGGACGAGCCTCCTGCGTCCGACGACGGCGGGGTCGGCGCTCATTTCACACGCCCGTAA
- the phoU gene encoding phosphate signaling complex protein PhoU gives MAVHTDRRYEEELAYLRKLILEMGGLVERQIGDAIASLASSDRTLAERTIERDHEVNRYDVDIDEECLRLLALHQPAARDLRLITTGLKITTDLERIGDMAVNISERALELSEAPFQLQVDLPRMADTVRKMLRESLDAFVREDAELALSVCKEDDAIDAMHAEMFADLLARMTRDPSLVVAGTAQLFVSKYLERIADHATNIAEMVIFMVKGKSIRHLSVPTSI, from the coding sequence ATGGCTGTGCACACCGATCGTCGATACGAGGAAGAGCTCGCGTACCTGCGCAAGCTGATCCTCGAGATGGGCGGGCTGGTCGAGCGCCAGATCGGCGACGCCATCGCGTCGCTGGCGAGCTCCGACCGCACGCTCGCCGAGCGCACCATCGAGCGCGACCACGAGGTCAACCGCTACGACGTCGACATCGACGAGGAGTGTCTGCGTCTGCTGGCGCTGCACCAGCCCGCGGCGCGCGACCTGCGCTTGATCACGACGGGCCTCAAGATCACCACCGACCTCGAGCGCATCGGCGACATGGCGGTCAACATTTCCGAGCGCGCGCTCGAGCTCAGCGAGGCGCCGTTCCAGCTCCAGGTCGACCTGCCGCGGATGGCGGACACCGTGCGCAAGATGCTGCGCGAGAGCCTCGACGCGTTCGTGCGCGAGGACGCCGAGCTCGCGCTCTCGGTGTGCAAGGAGGACGACGCGATCGATGCCATGCACGCCGAGATGTTCGCCGATCTCCTCGCCCGCATGACGCGCGATCCGTCGCTGGTCGTGGCCGGCACCGCACAGCTCTTCGTCTCGAAGTACCTCGAGCGCATCGCCGACCACGCCACCAACATCGCCGAGATGGTGATCTTCATGGTGAAGGGAAAGAGCATCCGGCACCTGTCCGTGCCGACGTCGATCTGA
- a CDS encoding response regulator produces the protein MARAGERTAAASGERRKALVIEDERDIRELVRVNLEAEGFTVLEAGDGELGLALVKRERPAVVILDLMLPGLGGLEVCRRIRAEEATSRVPVVVLTARSSEADKVVGLEIGADDYVTKPFSPRELTARVKALLRRAYSPPPETPHEVYERGGLRIDFDTYEVYLDGKRVELSLREFELLRFFVKHPNRVYERAQLLDLVWGPDTYVEPRTIDVHIRRLRRRIERDDSSPELIVTVRGVGYMFDERRLGN, from the coding sequence ATGGCGCGAGCGGGAGAGCGCACCGCCGCCGCGAGCGGCGAGCGTCGCAAGGCGCTCGTGATCGAGGACGAGCGCGACATCCGCGAGCTGGTCCGCGTCAATCTGGAAGCCGAGGGCTTCACGGTGCTCGAGGCGGGAGACGGCGAGCTCGGCCTCGCGCTCGTCAAGCGCGAGCGTCCGGCCGTGGTCATCCTCGACCTGATGCTGCCGGGCCTCGGTGGCCTCGAGGTGTGCCGCCGGATCCGCGCCGAGGAGGCGACGTCGCGCGTGCCGGTCGTCGTCCTGACGGCGCGCTCGTCGGAAGCGGACAAGGTGGTCGGCCTCGAGATCGGCGCCGACGACTACGTCACCAAGCCGTTCAGCCCGCGCGAGCTGACCGCGCGCGTCAAGGCGCTGCTGCGACGCGCGTACAGCCCGCCGCCCGAGACGCCGCACGAGGTCTACGAGCGCGGCGGGCTGCGCATCGACTTCGACACCTACGAGGTCTACCTCGACGGCAAGCGCGTCGAGCTGTCGCTGCGCGAGTTCGAGCTGCTGCGCTTCTTCGTCAAGCACCCCAATCGGGTCTACGAGCGCGCACAGCTGCTGGATCTCGTCTGGGGTCCGGACACCTACGTGGAGCCGCGAACCATCGACGTCCACATCCGCCGCCTGCGTCGTCGCATCGAGCGCGACGACTCGTCGCCGGAGCTGATCGTGACCGTGCGCGGCGTCGGCTACATGTTCGACGAGCGCCGTCTGGGGAACTGA
- a CDS encoding ATP-binding protein codes for MARGTGAERRFGIEPKAVARALAPALVGGLAAALLPITSDLWRVVAALVAAAATAVLVAAGSARRIGRVAAWARGVRSGERVTPPLPTRAPDAFDALTIELGEMASELRDDIARLENERDRLEAILAAMVEGVIVIDRNGTILRANDPVVATFGLEPGRPLVGLRLWDLTRDVEFNAVVREAMASRTPTFREVELRGAIERHLRVAVGPTADQSAWVLVFHDVTETKRLERVRTDFVANVSHELRTPLTAIKGFAETLLSSGFDDRERAQHFVAIIDRHAERLGRLIDDLLILSDLELGKMPMRVRASEVAPIVRDVVELLGEPARRKRIDVQTSVPDGLRVQGDPDRLAQVVSNLLDNAIKYTPEDGRVRVLARSIEGGARVELAIEDTGVGIPADELPRLAERFYRVDKARLRERGGTGLGLSIVKHIVHAHSGSVRFDSRLGHGTTVTVTLPGCPQADAGG; via the coding sequence GTGGCCCGGGGGACGGGCGCGGAGCGGCGCTTCGGGATCGAGCCGAAGGCCGTCGCCCGCGCGCTGGCGCCGGCGCTGGTCGGCGGGCTCGCCGCGGCGCTGCTGCCGATCACGTCGGACCTCTGGCGCGTCGTGGCGGCGCTCGTTGCCGCCGCGGCGACGGCGGTGCTGGTCGCTGCGGGCAGCGCGCGGCGCATCGGCCGGGTCGCGGCGTGGGCGCGGGGCGTGCGCTCGGGCGAGCGCGTCACGCCGCCGCTGCCGACGCGGGCTCCCGACGCGTTCGACGCGCTGACGATCGAGCTCGGCGAGATGGCATCCGAGCTGCGCGACGACATCGCCCGGCTCGAGAACGAGCGCGACCGCCTCGAGGCCATCCTCGCCGCGATGGTCGAGGGCGTCATCGTCATCGACCGCAACGGCACCATCCTGCGCGCCAACGATCCGGTCGTTGCCACCTTCGGGCTCGAGCCGGGGCGTCCGCTCGTCGGGCTGCGGCTCTGGGACCTGACGCGCGACGTCGAGTTCAACGCGGTGGTGCGCGAGGCGATGGCAAGCCGGACGCCGACCTTTCGCGAGGTCGAGCTGCGCGGGGCGATCGAGCGCCACCTGCGGGTCGCCGTCGGCCCGACCGCCGACCAGAGCGCCTGGGTGCTCGTGTTCCACGACGTCACGGAGACCAAGCGCCTCGAGCGCGTGCGCACGGACTTCGTCGCCAACGTGTCGCACGAGCTGCGCACGCCGCTGACCGCGATCAAGGGCTTCGCCGAGACGCTGCTCTCGAGCGGCTTCGACGACCGCGAGCGGGCGCAGCACTTCGTCGCGATCATCGACCGCCACGCGGAGCGCCTCGGCCGGCTGATCGACGACCTCCTCATCCTGAGCGACCTCGAGCTCGGCAAGATGCCCATGCGGGTCCGCGCGAGCGAGGTCGCGCCGATCGTCCGCGACGTCGTCGAGCTGCTCGGCGAGCCCGCACGTCGCAAGCGGATCGACGTGCAGACGAGCGTCCCGGACGGGCTTCGCGTGCAGGGGGATCCGGATCGGCTCGCGCAGGTCGTGTCGAACCTGCTCGACAACGCGATCAAGTACACGCCTGAAGACGGCCGCGTGCGCGTCCTCGCGCGCAGCATCGAGGGCGGCGCCCGGGTCGAGCTCGCCATCGAGGACACCGGTGTCGGCATCCCGGCGGACGAGCTGCCGCGCCTCGCCGAGCGCTTCTACCGGGTGGACAAGGCGCGCCTCCGCGAGCGCGGCGGCACGGGGCTCGGGCTGTCGATCGTCAAGCACATCGTGCACGCGCATTCCGGGTCGGTGCGCTTCGACAGCCGGCTGGGCCACGGGACGACGGTGACGGTGACGCTGCCGGGTTGCCCGCAGGCCGATGCGGGTGGCTGA
- a CDS encoding transglycosylase SLT domain-containing protein encodes MALRAVSRDDMRASAAARRPRGAQPQRRRRRKRATFPPLAYRIGEHALVAALLATLGLAVLGRVALDGTPLTFAVTLAGVMLAAAAAILPLDRLRRRSTPGWRHTLNGSLLALLALVLWYADPGWALYKLRELLAGERATQVRVVQHQVFAAYRRMDLEAQRKILERAEVYAPTIEQAAAAFGVDPELMMGIAAAESSFYPRDSRDGGKGLFQITSVPKAAEEAAKQKLGVKSLDPWNQRHNAYVAAATLDLYRKQMRGDLFLTLLAYNIGPHNGGLRTIMDTYGARNFAQVQPYLQALPRDYPIRVLSSALSYRVWRKLGRLPRFEEGTAAREIQKIGIPGLEDALQPGLETAAASAKGR; translated from the coding sequence GTGGCGCTGCGAGCGGTCAGCAGGGACGACATGCGGGCGAGCGCCGCGGCGCGCAGGCCGCGGGGCGCGCAACCGCAGAGGCGACGCCGGCGCAAGCGCGCGACCTTTCCCCCGCTCGCGTACCGGATCGGCGAGCACGCGCTGGTCGCGGCGCTGCTCGCGACGCTCGGCCTCGCGGTCCTCGGCCGCGTCGCGCTCGACGGCACGCCGCTGACGTTCGCCGTTACGCTGGCGGGTGTCATGCTCGCAGCTGCGGCGGCGATCCTTCCGCTCGACCGGCTGCGCCGGCGGAGCACCCCGGGCTGGCGCCACACGCTCAACGGGAGCTTGCTCGCGCTCCTGGCGCTCGTCCTGTGGTACGCGGACCCGGGCTGGGCGCTCTACAAGCTGCGCGAGCTGCTCGCCGGCGAGCGCGCGACGCAGGTCCGCGTCGTGCAGCACCAGGTGTTCGCGGCGTACCGCCGCATGGACCTCGAGGCGCAGCGCAAGATCCTCGAGCGTGCCGAGGTCTACGCGCCGACCATCGAGCAGGCCGCTGCGGCCTTCGGCGTCGATCCGGAGCTGATGATGGGGATCGCCGCCGCCGAGTCGAGCTTCTACCCGCGCGACAGCCGCGACGGCGGCAAGGGGCTCTTCCAGATCACGTCGGTCCCCAAGGCGGCGGAGGAGGCCGCGAAGCAGAAGCTCGGCGTCAAGTCGCTCGATCCGTGGAACCAGCGACACAACGCCTACGTCGCGGCGGCGACGCTCGACCTCTACCGCAAGCAGATGCGCGGCGACCTGTTCTTGACGCTGCTCGCCTACAACATCGGACCGCACAATGGCGGGCTGCGTACCATCATGGACACCTACGGCGCGCGGAACTTCGCGCAGGTGCAGCCGTACCTCCAGGCGCTGCCGCGCGACTACCCGATCCGCGTCCTGTCGAGCGCGCTCTCGTACCGCGTGTGGCGCAAGCTCGGACGGCTGCCGCGCTTCGAGGAGGGAACGGCGGCGCGCGAGATCCAGAAGATCGGCATCCCCGGGCTCGAGGACGCGCTTCAGCCCGGGCTCGAGACCGCCGCCGCTTCTGCCAAGGGGCGCTGA
- a CDS encoding prolipoprotein diacylglyceryl transferase family protein, with the protein MVPELHLYGRAWGAAAIAWIACGTLLLVRRTRERGGASRLRIVALLVATVVAAVIGARLHWAAAAPELLLEDPSLLLPGTGVEGAGLRITGGLLASLGVLLVFGPRALGRCLTRAELLDAVVPLAGVAIFVGRLGCFADGCCFGVPSLLPWAVSFPPGSPAYWSHVAQGLIADDGRRSLAVHPLQLYLGLAGLVAFIVSIWAARRATRPGRATLVFVACMAALRPPLELLRDTSFAEEVPYETALSVAVLAVVLVLLVRRRQRPLAEAAAVSSPG; encoded by the coding sequence ATGGTTCCCGAGCTTCATCTCTACGGTCGCGCCTGGGGTGCCGCGGCGATCGCCTGGATCGCCTGCGGCACCCTCCTCCTCGTCCGCAGGACGCGAGAGCGAGGCGGCGCGTCCCGGCTACGGATCGTCGCGCTGCTCGTCGCTACCGTCGTCGCGGCCGTGATCGGCGCGCGCCTGCACTGGGCTGCCGCCGCGCCCGAGCTGCTGCTCGAGGATCCGAGCTTGCTGCTGCCGGGCACGGGCGTCGAAGGTGCGGGACTGCGCATCACCGGCGGCTTGCTCGCGAGCCTCGGCGTGCTGCTCGTCTTCGGCCCGCGCGCGCTCGGACGATGCTTGACGCGGGCCGAGCTGCTCGACGCGGTCGTGCCGCTCGCGGGCGTCGCGATCTTCGTCGGGCGGCTCGGCTGCTTCGCGGACGGGTGCTGCTTCGGCGTCCCCTCGCTGCTGCCGTGGGCGGTCTCGTTTCCACCCGGCAGCCCGGCGTACTGGAGCCACGTCGCGCAGGGTCTGATCGCGGACGACGGCCGACGCTCGCTGGCCGTGCACCCGCTGCAGCTCTACCTCGGCCTCGCGGGGCTCGTGGCGTTCATCGTGAGCATTTGGGCGGCGCGGCGCGCGACCCGTCCGGGTCGGGCGACGCTCGTCTTCGTCGCGTGCATGGCCGCGCTGCGCCCGCCGCTCGAGCTGCTGCGCGACACGAGCTTCGCGGAGGAGGTCCCGTACGAGACCGCGCTCAGCGTCGCCGTGCTCGCGGTCGTCCTCGTCCTCCTCGTCCGCCGGCGTCAGCGCCCCTTGGCAGAAGCGGCGGCGGTCTCGAGCCCGGGCTGA